A region of Etheostoma cragini isolate CJK2018 chromosome 24, CSU_Ecrag_1.0, whole genome shotgun sequence DNA encodes the following proteins:
- the atp5pf gene encoding ATP synthase-coupling factor 6, mitochondrial, producing the protein MALNKLFLLSSALRSAVSLTLRRNIGISAVLFNRAKELDPIQKLFLDKIKDYNAKSKISGGIVEGGASYQKNVSEEVTKLQRLYGGGDLAKFPDFNFPEPKLEEVAK; encoded by the exons ATGGCACTTAACAAGCTGTTCCTGTTGTCCTCCGCGCTGCGCTCCGCCGTGAGCCTGACCCTGCGCCGCAACATCGGCATCTCTGCTGTGCTCTTTAACCGGGCCAAGGAGCTCGACCCTATCCAGAAACTGTTCCTGGACAAGATCAAGGACTACAACGCCAAGAGCAA GATTTCGGGTGGCATTGTGGAGGGAGGGGCTTCTTACCAGAAGAACGTGTCTGAAGAGGTCACCAAACTGCAGAGGCTATATGGGGGAGGAGACCTCGCCAAGTTCCCCGATTTCAACTTCCCAG AGCCCAAGCTTGAGGAAGTGGCCAAGTGA
- the jam2a gene encoding junctional adhesion molecule 2a isoform X3 yields MEGTSLYLPIVILLMQCSPSVPVTVATKSHKVEVREFSDAVLSCTFRTEKDQNPRIEWKKKGKDISFVYFDGQFKAPFEGRATIEGATVTLQRVTLEDAGDYRCEISAPLDSVTLGETNITLKVLVPPHIPSCEIPSAAVTGSVVQLRCRDQQSIPPATYSWFKDSKPIGQPRHGNATYLINSHTGVLEFRAVAKNDTGRYSCQAANGVGSPKMCKGKHMTIEDVNVPAVVAAVVVVCLVIVVCGCGGFLLHRNGFFSPGHRGRSFWISQCHGAAHISSQTLHRTEDTPRISNTRSHSCSKKLAFL; encoded by the exons ATGGAGGGGACGTCCCTGTATCTTCCTATTGTTATTTTACTGATGCAAT GTTCCCCCTCCGTTCCTGTTACCGTGGCGACCAAGAGCCACAAGGTGGAGGTGCGCGAGTTCTCAG ATGCGGTGCTGTCCTGTACGTTCCGCACAGAGAAAGACCAGAACCCGCGCATCGAGTGGAAGAAGAAGGGGAAAGATATTTCCTTTGTGTACTTTGATGGACAAttcaaag CTCCTTTTGAGGGCCGGGCGACCATTGAAGGGGCCACGGTGACGCTGCAAAGGGTGACTCTGGAAGACGCTGGGGATTACCGCTGTGAGATCAGTGCTCCACTTGACTCCGTCACCCTGGGCGAGACCAACATCACACTCAAAGTCCTGG TGCCCCCACACATCCCGTCCTGCGAAATCCCCAGTGCGGCAGTGACGGGCTCCGTGGTGCAGCTGCGCTGTAGGGACCAGCAGAGCATCCCGCCTGCTACATACTCCTGGTTCAAGGACAGCAAGCCAATCGGCCAGCCACGCCACGGCAACGCCACCTATCTAATCAACTCACACACAGGCGTACTG GAGTTTAGAGCTGTAGCCAAAAACGACACCGGTCGATACAGCTGCCAGGCTGCGAACGGAGTGGGTTCACCCAAGATGTGCAAGGGCAAGCACATGACGATag AGGACGTCAACGTGCCGGCCGTGGTGGCAGCGGTGGTGGTGGTCTGCCTGGTCATCGTGGTCTGTGGATGTGGGGGATTCCTCTTGCACCGCAACGGCTTCTTCAGCC CAGGACACAGAGGAAG GTCCTTTTGGATCTCCCAGTGTCATGGTGCAGCCCACATCAGCAGCCAAACCCTGCACAGAACTGAGGACAC CCCCAGGATTTCAAACACACGCAGTCATTCATGCTCTAAGAAGCTGGCCTTCCTTTGA
- the jam2a gene encoding junctional adhesion molecule 2a isoform X1, translating into MEGTSLYLPIVILLMQCSPSVPVTVATKSHKVEVREFSDAVLSCTFRTEKDQNPRIEWKKKGKDISFVYFDGQFKAPFEGRATIEGATVTLQRVTLEDAGDYRCEISAPLDSVTLGETNITLKVLVPPHIPSCEIPSAAVTGSVVQLRCRDQQSIPPATYSWFKDSKPIGQPRHGNATYLINSHTGVLEFRAVAKNDTGRYSCQAANGVGSPKMCKGKHMTIEDVNVPAVVAAVVVVCLVIVVCGCGGFLLHRNGFFSPGHRGRSFWISQCHGAAHISSQTLHRTEDTSNVNYIPPPQEPQDFKHTQSFML; encoded by the exons ATGGAGGGGACGTCCCTGTATCTTCCTATTGTTATTTTACTGATGCAAT GTTCCCCCTCCGTTCCTGTTACCGTGGCGACCAAGAGCCACAAGGTGGAGGTGCGCGAGTTCTCAG ATGCGGTGCTGTCCTGTACGTTCCGCACAGAGAAAGACCAGAACCCGCGCATCGAGTGGAAGAAGAAGGGGAAAGATATTTCCTTTGTGTACTTTGATGGACAAttcaaag CTCCTTTTGAGGGCCGGGCGACCATTGAAGGGGCCACGGTGACGCTGCAAAGGGTGACTCTGGAAGACGCTGGGGATTACCGCTGTGAGATCAGTGCTCCACTTGACTCCGTCACCCTGGGCGAGACCAACATCACACTCAAAGTCCTGG TGCCCCCACACATCCCGTCCTGCGAAATCCCCAGTGCGGCAGTGACGGGCTCCGTGGTGCAGCTGCGCTGTAGGGACCAGCAGAGCATCCCGCCTGCTACATACTCCTGGTTCAAGGACAGCAAGCCAATCGGCCAGCCACGCCACGGCAACGCCACCTATCTAATCAACTCACACACAGGCGTACTG GAGTTTAGAGCTGTAGCCAAAAACGACACCGGTCGATACAGCTGCCAGGCTGCGAACGGAGTGGGTTCACCCAAGATGTGCAAGGGCAAGCACATGACGATag AGGACGTCAACGTGCCGGCCGTGGTGGCAGCGGTGGTGGTGGTCTGCCTGGTCATCGTGGTCTGTGGATGTGGGGGATTCCTCTTGCACCGCAACGGCTTCTTCAGCC CAGGACACAGAGGAAG GTCCTTTTGGATCTCCCAGTGTCATGGTGCAGCCCACATCAGCAGCCAAACCCTGCACAGAACTGAGGACAC ATCCAATGTCAACTACATCCCTCCGCCCCAAGaa CCCCAGGATTTCAAACACACGCAGTCATTCATGCTCTAA
- the jam2a gene encoding junctional adhesion molecule 2a isoform X2, which yields MEGTSLYLPIVILLMQCSPSVPVTVATKSHKVEVREFSDAVLSCTFRTEKDQNPRIEWKKKGKDISFVYFDGQFKAPFEGRATIEGATVTLQRVTLEDAGDYRCEISAPLDSVTLGETNITLKVLVPPHIPSCEIPSAAVTGSVVQLRCRDQQSIPPATYSWFKDSKPIGQPRHGNATYLINSHTGVLEFRAVAKNDTGRYSCQAANGVGSPKMCKGKHMTIEDVNVPAVVAAVVVVCLVIVVCGCGGFLLHRNGFFSRHRGRSFWISQCHGAAHISSQTLHRTEDTSNVNYIPPPQEPQDFKHTQSFML from the exons ATGGAGGGGACGTCCCTGTATCTTCCTATTGTTATTTTACTGATGCAAT GTTCCCCCTCCGTTCCTGTTACCGTGGCGACCAAGAGCCACAAGGTGGAGGTGCGCGAGTTCTCAG ATGCGGTGCTGTCCTGTACGTTCCGCACAGAGAAAGACCAGAACCCGCGCATCGAGTGGAAGAAGAAGGGGAAAGATATTTCCTTTGTGTACTTTGATGGACAAttcaaag CTCCTTTTGAGGGCCGGGCGACCATTGAAGGGGCCACGGTGACGCTGCAAAGGGTGACTCTGGAAGACGCTGGGGATTACCGCTGTGAGATCAGTGCTCCACTTGACTCCGTCACCCTGGGCGAGACCAACATCACACTCAAAGTCCTGG TGCCCCCACACATCCCGTCCTGCGAAATCCCCAGTGCGGCAGTGACGGGCTCCGTGGTGCAGCTGCGCTGTAGGGACCAGCAGAGCATCCCGCCTGCTACATACTCCTGGTTCAAGGACAGCAAGCCAATCGGCCAGCCACGCCACGGCAACGCCACCTATCTAATCAACTCACACACAGGCGTACTG GAGTTTAGAGCTGTAGCCAAAAACGACACCGGTCGATACAGCTGCCAGGCTGCGAACGGAGTGGGTTCACCCAAGATGTGCAAGGGCAAGCACATGACGATag AGGACGTCAACGTGCCGGCCGTGGTGGCAGCGGTGGTGGTGGTCTGCCTGGTCATCGTGGTCTGTGGATGTGGGGGATTCCTCTTGCACCGCAACGGCTTCTTCAGCC GACACAGAGGAAG GTCCTTTTGGATCTCCCAGTGTCATGGTGCAGCCCACATCAGCAGCCAAACCCTGCACAGAACTGAGGACAC ATCCAATGTCAACTACATCCCTCCGCCCCAAGaa CCCCAGGATTTCAAACACACGCAGTCATTCATGCTCTAA
- the jam2a gene encoding junctional adhesion molecule 2a isoform X4 yields MEGTSLYLPIVILLMQCSPSVPVTVATKSHKVEVREFSDAVLSCTFRTEKDQNPRIEWKKKGKDISFVYFDGQFKAPFEGRATIEGATVTLQRVTLEDAGDYRCEISAPLDSVTLGETNITLKVLVPPHIPSCEIPSAAVTGSVVQLRCRDQQSIPPATYSWFKDSKPIGQPRHGNATYLINSHTGVLEFRAVAKNDTGRYSCQAANGVGSPKMCKGKHMTIEDVNVPAVVAAVVVVCLVIVVCGCGGFLLHRNGFFSPGHRGRSNVNYIPPPQEPQDFKHTQSFML; encoded by the exons ATGGAGGGGACGTCCCTGTATCTTCCTATTGTTATTTTACTGATGCAAT GTTCCCCCTCCGTTCCTGTTACCGTGGCGACCAAGAGCCACAAGGTGGAGGTGCGCGAGTTCTCAG ATGCGGTGCTGTCCTGTACGTTCCGCACAGAGAAAGACCAGAACCCGCGCATCGAGTGGAAGAAGAAGGGGAAAGATATTTCCTTTGTGTACTTTGATGGACAAttcaaag CTCCTTTTGAGGGCCGGGCGACCATTGAAGGGGCCACGGTGACGCTGCAAAGGGTGACTCTGGAAGACGCTGGGGATTACCGCTGTGAGATCAGTGCTCCACTTGACTCCGTCACCCTGGGCGAGACCAACATCACACTCAAAGTCCTGG TGCCCCCACACATCCCGTCCTGCGAAATCCCCAGTGCGGCAGTGACGGGCTCCGTGGTGCAGCTGCGCTGTAGGGACCAGCAGAGCATCCCGCCTGCTACATACTCCTGGTTCAAGGACAGCAAGCCAATCGGCCAGCCACGCCACGGCAACGCCACCTATCTAATCAACTCACACACAGGCGTACTG GAGTTTAGAGCTGTAGCCAAAAACGACACCGGTCGATACAGCTGCCAGGCTGCGAACGGAGTGGGTTCACCCAAGATGTGCAAGGGCAAGCACATGACGATag AGGACGTCAACGTGCCGGCCGTGGTGGCAGCGGTGGTGGTGGTCTGCCTGGTCATCGTGGTCTGTGGATGTGGGGGATTCCTCTTGCACCGCAACGGCTTCTTCAGCC CAGGACACAGAGGAAG ATCCAATGTCAACTACATCCCTCCGCCCCAAGaa CCCCAGGATTTCAAACACACGCAGTCATTCATGCTCTAA
- the jam2a gene encoding junctional adhesion molecule 2a isoform X5, giving the protein MEGTSLYLPIVILLMQCSPSVPVTVATKSHKVEVREFSDAVLSCTFRTEKDQNPRIEWKKKGKDISFVYFDGQFKAPFEGRATIEGATVTLQRVTLEDAGDYRCEISAPLDSVTLGETNITLKVLVPPHIPSCEIPSAAVTGSVVQLRCRDQQSIPPATYSWFKDSKPIGQPRHGNATYLINSHTGVLEFRAVAKNDTGRYSCQAANGVGSPKMCKGKHMTIEDVNVPAVVAAVVVVCLVIVVCGCGGFLLHRNGFFSRHRGRSNVNYIPPPQEPQDFKHTQSFML; this is encoded by the exons ATGGAGGGGACGTCCCTGTATCTTCCTATTGTTATTTTACTGATGCAAT GTTCCCCCTCCGTTCCTGTTACCGTGGCGACCAAGAGCCACAAGGTGGAGGTGCGCGAGTTCTCAG ATGCGGTGCTGTCCTGTACGTTCCGCACAGAGAAAGACCAGAACCCGCGCATCGAGTGGAAGAAGAAGGGGAAAGATATTTCCTTTGTGTACTTTGATGGACAAttcaaag CTCCTTTTGAGGGCCGGGCGACCATTGAAGGGGCCACGGTGACGCTGCAAAGGGTGACTCTGGAAGACGCTGGGGATTACCGCTGTGAGATCAGTGCTCCACTTGACTCCGTCACCCTGGGCGAGACCAACATCACACTCAAAGTCCTGG TGCCCCCACACATCCCGTCCTGCGAAATCCCCAGTGCGGCAGTGACGGGCTCCGTGGTGCAGCTGCGCTGTAGGGACCAGCAGAGCATCCCGCCTGCTACATACTCCTGGTTCAAGGACAGCAAGCCAATCGGCCAGCCACGCCACGGCAACGCCACCTATCTAATCAACTCACACACAGGCGTACTG GAGTTTAGAGCTGTAGCCAAAAACGACACCGGTCGATACAGCTGCCAGGCTGCGAACGGAGTGGGTTCACCCAAGATGTGCAAGGGCAAGCACATGACGATag AGGACGTCAACGTGCCGGCCGTGGTGGCAGCGGTGGTGGTGGTCTGCCTGGTCATCGTGGTCTGTGGATGTGGGGGATTCCTCTTGCACCGCAACGGCTTCTTCAGCC GACACAGAGGAAG ATCCAATGTCAACTACATCCCTCCGCCCCAAGaa CCCCAGGATTTCAAACACACGCAGTCATTCATGCTCTAA
- the mrpl39 gene encoding 39S ribosomal protein L39, mitochondrial, protein MATRTVCQVLQRRFASSAAAVRTQATEVRSHRNAVFSREQARQRALYPRIEKIEVSMQGPGLDGTLLIMNRGMSTPMSCARHLTEHHLTNSALALVDGEPWSLHRPLTQSCSLTLLTFKDSDPTLVNQAYWRSCAGLLGQVLETAFKDDFTVELLDTPEVPVTLGAFCCDVVLDPQLDSWTPSAESLRSLTRGAQQLIHQDLAWEPLEVVPTVALEIFSHSRCKREEVEQKAAQSPKGTVMLQRCGDHVLLSGGPLVARTGLCSQYEVTAVHSLGQGPWGLQRRAQGLSLPLQLQAHHTVWRKLRQRAEKMVEVPNTEEANQLSPPDSAPPRTSQ, encoded by the exons GCTTTGCATCTTCTGCAGCAGCTGTGCGCACGCAGGCCACTGAAGTCCGCAGCCACCGCAACGCTGTCTTCTCCAGAGAGCAGGCCAGGCAGAGGGCTCTGTACCCCCGCATTGAGAAGATAGAGGTGTCTATGCAGGGCCCTGGGCTGGATGGTACACTGCTCATCATGAACAGAGGAATGTCCACTCCGATGAGCTGTGCCAGAC ATCTGACAGAGCATCACCTGACCAACTCGGCCCTGGCCCTGGTGGACGGGGAACCGTGGTCTCTTCACCGACCCCTCACCCAATCCTGCTCACTCACTCTGCTCACATTTAAAGACAGTGATCCAACTCTGGTCAACCAG GCCTATTGGCGTTCCTGTGCCGGCTTGCTAGGCCAGGTACTGGAGACTGCTTTCAAAGACGACTTTACCGTGGAGCTGCTCGACACACCAGAGGTGCCAG TTACTTTAGGGGCTTTCTGCTGTGATGTGGTGCTGGACCCTCAGCTGGACTCATGGACCCCCtctgcg GAGTCGTTGCGCTCTCTGACCCGAGGGGCCCAGCAGCTGATCCACCAGGACCTGGCATGGGAGCCTCTGGAGGTGGTGCCCACTGTGGCGCTGGAGATCTTCTCACACAGCAG GTGTAAACGGGAAGAGGTGGAACAAAAGGCAGCACAGAGTCCCAAAGGAACAGTGATGCTCCAAAG ATGTGGTGACCATGTGCTGCTGAGTGGGGGCCCCCTGGTGGCCAGGACAGGCCTGTGCTCCCAGTACGAGGTGACGGCCGTCCACAGCCTGGGACAGGGACCTTGGGGACTCCAGCGTCGAGCACAGGGCCTGTCCCTGCCTCTGCAGCTGCAG GCTCACCACACGGTCTGGAGGAAACTGAGGCAGCGGGCAGAAAAAATG GTGGAGGTGCCGAACACTGAAGAAGCCAATCAACTCTCTCCTCCTGACTCAGCGCCACCTCGGACCAGCCAGTAA